The DNA segment CCCCCCACCGAGATGTAGCGGGCGGCGACGAACGTGATCAGCAGGTTGAGGCCCAGCAGCTGGGGGATGCCGGTGCTGAACGGGTCGATGCCGCGGGACCGGAAGGCCACCACCGCCGCGCCCATCAGCCCGAACACCGCCCCCGACGCCCCCACCGTCACGGTGTCGTAGCTCATCACCAGCACCAGGAACGACCCGCCCAGCAGCGCCATCACGTAGAGCGCCACGAAGCGGACGCGCCCCAGCGCCGGCTCCAGCAGCGTCCCGAGCTGGTACAGCAGCAGCATGTTGAAGCCGATGTGGATCAGGCCCGAGTGGACGAAGCCCACGGTGATCGGCCGCCACCAGTCGCCGTCGCCGACCGCCGGGCCGAAGAGAGCCCAGTCGAGGCCCAGCTCGCCCAGCCCGTTGACGGTGCCGCTGAACATGTCGACCAGGAACACCACCACGTTGGCGGCGATCAGCCCCGCGGTGACGTAGGGCGTCGTACCCAGGGAGCGGGCGGTGACGACCTTCTGGCGGCCGGTGCGGGAGCACTCGGGGCAGTGGAACCCGACCGACGCCTGGTTCATGCAGCTGGGGCAGATCGGCCGCTCGCAACGCTGGCACCGGACACCTGCCCGCCGGTCGCCATGGCGGTAACAGGTCTGGATGTCCGTAGCCACAGTGGGCCAAATCTACCCGCGCCCGGCCGCCGCTGGACAGACGGGCGTCAGCCGGCGAGGCCGAGGATGCGGGTGAGCGGGCGGAGGGTCTCGGCGACGGCGGGGTCGGACGTGACGGCGTCGTAGGCCCGCTCCTGGGCGACGCCGAAGTCGACCGGCATGCCCAGCTCCCGGGCCAGCTCCACCATGCCGACGGCGGTCGCGACCGCCGCCTCCTCCGGCTCGGCGGCGGCCTCCTCGACCGCGGCGACCAGCGCCCGGCCCAGCGCCTCCGACGCCCGGGGCGAGCTGATCTGCACGCCCTCCTCCCGGGCCTCCCGCACGATGGCCCGCAGCCCGGCGTAGGCCGCCGGGTCGGTGGCGATCGCGGCCTCGGCCAGCTCCGACTCCAGCCGCCGGGCGAGGGCCAGCTCGATCGGCCCCCGCAGCTCGGCCGGCAGGGTGGTGCCGGCCACGGCCAGGGCGACGAGGGTGTCGTGGTAGTCGGTGCGCAGCTCGTCGTAGGCGGCGACGAAGCGGTCGGCGAGGCTGGCCGCGGTGGCGTGCAGCAGGTCGTCGCCGACGCCGGGCAGCACGCTCTCCAGGCCGAACTCCCGGGGCCCGAAGCGGTCGGTGACCAGCCGCAGCAGGGCGGTGATCCGCTCGCCGTCGCGGGTGGCGTCGGACAGCTGGGCGACCGCGGCCTCGTCGTCGGCCAGCTGCTCGGCGGCAGGGCGCACGGCCCCGAACACCTCGAGGCCGCCGAGGTGCACGGCCCCGTAGGTCCACACCGTGCGGCGCCGGGTGCGGCGGTGGGTCAGCGCCACCCGGCCGGCCGACGTGGCCACGCCGCCCCGGTCGACGATGTCCTGCAGCTCGCGCTCGACGAAGTAGCCGCCCAGCTCGGTGATCACGCCGTCGCCGTCGAGCAGCTCGACCAGGGCGATGTGCCCGGCCACCCGGGCGGCATCGGCCCGGGCGGGATCGACGTGGCGCTTCCACAGTGCCCGGCCGTCGCCCTCGCTGGGCCGGTTCGACGTGGCCTCGGCGAGCACCTCGAGGAACCGCTCGACCGGCGGGGGCTCGCCCATCTCGTCGAGCAGGTCGATGCAGCGGGCCGCGTAGCGCAGGATCTGCAGGGTCTCGATGCCGGCCAGGTCGTTGAAGAACCAGCCGCACGACGTGTACATCAGCAGCGCGTGGCGCTGGCACTCCAGCAGCGTGAGCGCCTCGACCTCCGCCGCCAGGTCGCCGGTCACGTGCTCCGCCACGAAGTCGTCGACCGTGGTGGCGCCGAGCAGCACGTCGACGTAGGCGTCGCGGGCGCCCCACGGGTCGCGCAGCACCTTCGCCGACCGGCGCTCGAACACCTCGTTGGCGACGTCGCGCAGCAGGTCGAGGGCGTTGCGCAGCGGCCGGCGCCAGGCCTGGTTCCAGCCCGGCTCGCCGCCGGTGTGGCAGCCGCAGTCCTCCATCCAGCGGCCGACGCCGTGGGCGCACGACCAGGCCGACAGCCGCACCTGGGCCTCCCAGTCGGGCGGGTGCTCGTCGAGCCAGGCGCCCAGGCGGGGCGTGCCGACGTTGCGGCGCCCGGCCTCGATCGCCATGGCGTAGGCGACGCCGCGCTCGGCGAAGTGGTGGTGGTGGCCGAAGGTCTCGCCGTCGGTGGCGACGGCGACGAGGCCGCCCTGCCAGTCGTCCCGGCCCTTGCCCTTGGCCCGCTGGACGATGCGGTCGAGCACGACCTGGCTGGGGAAGCCGCCGAAGGCGACGTCGTGGGAGATGTCGCCGTCGTAGACCACCAGGTCGACGCCGAGCTCGGGCCGGGTCGCGTGGCGCCAGCGGTAGACCCGCCGCGTGTCGAGCCCGGTGCCGTCGACAGTCGGCTCCCACTCGGGCTCGTAGCCGTCGTGCGGCAGGGGGCGGATCGCCTGCACCTGCTTGGGTGCCAGGATCGTGAAGCGCACGCCCTCCTCGGCGAGCACCTCCAGCACCCGGTCGTCGACCGCGGTCTCCGGGAGCCACATGCCCTCGGGCTCCCGGCCGAAGCGGTGCCGGAAGTCGGCCTGGCCCCAACGCACCTGGGTGCGCAGGTCGCGGTCGTCGCAGAGCGGCAGGATGGCGTGCCCGTACGCCTGGGCGATGGCGCGGCCCTGACGCTGGTCGGCGGTCAGGATGCGCTCGTAGGTCTCCGGGGCGTGGGTCTCCAGCCACGACAGCAGCGTCGGGCCCACGTTGAAGGACAGGTGCTCGTAGTTGTCGACGATGGCGACGATGCGGCCGGCCTCGTCGAGGATGCGGGCCCAGCCGTTGGGGCGGTAGGCCTCGGCGGTGATGCGGGCGTTCCAGTCGTGGAACGGGGCGGCCGACACCTCCCGCGGCACCACCTCCGTCCACGGGTTCTCCCGGGGCGGTTGGTAGAAGTGGCCGTGCAGCACGAAAGCGACGTCGTCCGCCATCCCTAGAAGGCTAGAGGGCCTCGGCGAAGCCCGAGACCGCTTGGGGCGGCGGCGGGGTGGTTGGTGGGGCTAGGGGGTGGCTGGGGCGGGACTGACCGTGTTGCGGGCCGGGCGGCCGATGCGATCGCGCAGCAGCGTCTGGGCGACGAGGCCGCCCGTGGCGCACAGTCCGGCGACGACGAAGCCCGAGCGCTCGTTGCCCAGCGACACCACGATGCCGATGATCCCGGCCCCGAGGCCCGTGGCCAGGTCGAGGAACAGTGTGAACGTGCCCACGGCGTGGCTGCGCTCCGACT comes from the Acidimicrobiales bacterium genome and includes:
- a CDS encoding rhomboid family intramembrane serine protease, whose product is MNQASVGFHCPECSRTGRQKVVTARSLGTTPYVTAGLIAANVVVFLVDMFSGTVNGLGELGLDWALFGPAVGDGDWWRPITVGFVHSGLIHIGFNMLLLYQLGTLLEPALGRVRFVALYVMALLGGSFLVLVMSYDTVTVGASGAVFGLMGAAVVAFRSRGIDPFSTGIPQLLGLNLLITFVAARYISVGG
- a CDS encoding DUF3536 domain-containing protein, encoding MADDVAFVLHGHFYQPPRENPWTEVVPREVSAAPFHDWNARITAEAYRPNGWARILDEAGRIVAIVDNYEHLSFNVGPTLLSWLETHAPETYERILTADQRQGRAIAQAYGHAILPLCDDRDLRTQVRWGQADFRHRFGREPEGMWLPETAVDDRVLEVLAEEGVRFTILAPKQVQAIRPLPHDGYEPEWEPTVDGTGLDTRRVYRWRHATRPELGVDLVVYDGDISHDVAFGGFPSQVVLDRIVQRAKGKGRDDWQGGLVAVATDGETFGHHHHFAERGVAYAMAIEAGRRNVGTPRLGAWLDEHPPDWEAQVRLSAWSCAHGVGRWMEDCGCHTGGEPGWNQAWRRPLRNALDLLRDVANEVFERRSAKVLRDPWGARDAYVDVLLGATTVDDFVAEHVTGDLAAEVEALTLLECQRHALLMYTSCGWFFNDLAGIETLQILRYAARCIDLLDEMGEPPPVERFLEVLAEATSNRPSEGDGRALWKRHVDPARADAARVAGHIALVELLDGDGVITELGGYFVERELQDIVDRGGVATSAGRVALTHRRTRRRTVWTYGAVHLGGLEVFGAVRPAAEQLADDEAAVAQLSDATRDGERITALLRLVTDRFGPREFGLESVLPGVGDDLLHATAASLADRFVAAYDELRTDYHDTLVALAVAGTTLPAELRGPIELALARRLESELAEAAIATDPAAYAGLRAIVREAREEGVQISSPRASEALGRALVAAVEEAAAEPEEAAVATAVGMVELARELGMPVDFGVAQERAYDAVTSDPAVAETLRPLTRILGLAG